TCATTTCTTCGGTGGCTACGAGAACGCGCTTTCCGCAGCGATCAAATCCGTAATCGGCTAGCTCACACCGCAAAACCTCGAAGGGGAGGTGATCCAGTGTCCCAGGCGCTAATCGATACCGTCTTACCGAGGCTTACCGATCGCATCCACCAGGTGATGACGCAGCAGGGCGTGCCGGGAGTTTCTGTGGGCATCGTGCGCGACCAGGAACTCCTGTGGTCGGGAGGGTTCGGCTATGCCGACCTCGCGTCGAGCCGCGCGATGGATGCGGACACGATTTTCGGTATCGCCTCGATCACCAAGACCTTCACCGCGACCGCGATCATGCAGCTCCGCGACAAGGACAAGCTCGCGCTCGACGAGCAGGTCACGAAGTACATCCCCGAAGCCAAAAAGGTCCGATGCCGCCACGGCTCGATCCGAGACCTCACGCTGCGGCGCCTGATGACGCATCGCACGGGACTTGTTGGCGAGACGCCCACCGGGCACTGGTCGAACATGACGTTCCCGTCGCGCGCGGAAATTATCGCGATGCTGCCGAAGATCGAAGTCGTGTTCGAGACTGACGCGACGTTCAAATACAACAACCTCGCGTTCGTGCTGCTGGGCGAGGTGATCGCGCGCGTCTCGCGCCGTTCCTATCGCGACTACATCCGGCGGCAGATCCTCGAGCCGCTGGGAATGGAATCGAGCGGCTTCGACGTGAGCAATCCGCGCAATGCGACGGGATACATGCCCGAGCGCTATCAGGATGCACCCGCAATCGCGCCCGACCCGCCGACCAACGGATACATCGCGGCGGCGGGTCTGCGCTCGTGCGTGACGGACCTCGCGAAATGGATTTCGCTACAGCTCCGTGGGGGTGCGGATGGCGGCGCTCCGCAGGTGCTCAGCGCAAAGTCGCTGAGTGAGATGCATCGGATATCTTTCGTCGAGCCGGGATGGCTCGCCGGCTACGGCCTATGCTGGATGGCGTCGCGATTCGGCGAGAATATCTACATGCATCATGGCGGCTCGGTGCCGGGTTTTCTCTCGATGGTCGCGTTCAACAAGCCGCACAAGCTCGGCGTCATCGTGCTGACGAACAAGCAGGGCAACGTCGCTTCGGGAACGATCGCGTTCGAAGCGCTCGAGATGCTGGTCGGCGAAGTGAAGAAGGAAATTTCCGCGCCGGCGTCGACGCCAGCGCCGGAGAATCTGAAACCGCTTCTCGGCAGATACACAGGATTGCCGGCATTCGGCGCACTCTTCCACATCGAATGGCGCCGCGGCGGTTTGCATCTGGTGATTCCGCCGGATCCCTATCTCGTGCCGCTTCCGCCCGTCGCGATGATCGCCACGGACAAACCCAACGTCTTTATCGTGCGAGAAGGAAGGTTCGCGGGCGAACCGCTAATCTTCGAGTTCGATGCCGATGGCAATGTCGCCGGCTTCCAACTGACAGCGCTCGGCGGCCACCTGCAAAAGACCGATTGATCTCGATTTGCGTTCGGAGAAATTTCACATGCAAGAACAATCGATCGCTCTGAGACATCAGACCGATACCGTGACGATGAGCGTGGCTGACATCTATGCCAACGCCAAGGCTCTCAGCGGTTACCTGCGCGAGAAGGCGGCCGCAATCGACGAAGCTCGCAAGCTGCCCAAGGAGGTTGCCGAGCGTTTGCGTGATGCCGGCATGTTCCGCCTGATGATGCCGAAAGAGTGGGGTGGTCCGGAAATGTGCCCTGCGGAGCAGGTCGAGATCATCGAGGAAATCGCGAAAGCCAACGCGTCGGCAGCATGGTGCGTGATGATCGGATGCGATTCGGGATTCTTCGCCGGTTTTCTCGAAGACCAGCACGCCAGAGAGGTTTACCCGCGCCTCGACATGGCGACCGCCGGCAGCGCCTGGCCGACGGGGCGCGCCGAGCGCGTACCGAATGGCTATCGCGTGACGGGAGAATGGTCGTTTGGTTCGGGTATCACGCATGCTGAGGTCGTGGAGCTCAATTGCGTTCTGTATGAAAACGGCGCGCCGATACTAAGGGGACGCGGCACGCCGCTTACGTCCGCATTTCTGACGCCAGTATCCAATGTCGAGGTTATCGACAACTGGCACACCACGGGCCTGCAAGGGACTGGCAGCAATGACTATCGCGTGAACGATCTGTTCGTCGCCGAGAGGTTTCTATGCGACATGCGAGTAGCGCGTCGCCCGGGTGTTCTCTGGCGCAGCGTCAGGAATTTCCTGCCCAAGGTCGCGGGCGTTCCACTCGGCGCCGCCCGCGCAGCGATTGACTACGCGACTGAGACGTTGGCAGGACGGGTCGAGAAACCATCGGGCCGTCCTTACCGAAACAACAGCCGCGTTCAGAGCGTCATTGCCGAAGCGGAAATGAAATTAAGCGCCGCTCGTTCCTACGTTTTCCTTGCGATGGAAAAGGAATGGAAACGACTCGAGAAACACGAAGAGCCGACGGTCGCCGAGCGTGCAGACTCGTGGCTCTCGCGCGTCAATGCAGGACAATCCGCGCGTGACGTAATCAGGATGGTTTACGACCTGCTCGGCTCGACGGCGATTTATTCCGAGCGCTCCCCCATGGATCGGGCGTTACGTGACGCGGACACTTTCTGTCAACACATCGTCCTGCAACGGAAGACCCTGGAAACAGTCGGTGGGCTGCTCCTCAAAGCAGACCGCCCGTCGTTTCCATTCATCTAGCCGCTGTTCAGTGCGAAGCCGTTGGTGCGGGATGCGTTGCTTGCCAGATCGCGTAGAAGGGGTCTTCCTCGTGGGCTTTGGCGAGCGAGATTATTTGCGCGATCGTCGCTCTCAGATCGTTGTTGTTCTGCTGGTTCAGCTTCGCGAAGTTTTTCAGGTCGTGGAAATATAACAGGTAGTTAACCAGCACGGCGTTGTTGAGCGGCTCCTTGTCGAGGTCGAAGCGCTCGAGCCCCGATAGCGACGGTTCGAGCTTTGCGTAGTTGGCCTGAATCTGCGCGAACGCCACCTGGCGCTGCTTCAGGATGTCGTCGATGGGAATATTCAGCATGTAGATGCGCAGGAGCGCGGCCTCGGACTGTTCGAGAAAATCCGCGAACATCATGTCGCTTTCCAGGACGTCGCGCGCCGACTTCGCATCCTCCGACGCCGCGCCTTCGGTCTTGGTGAAGAACGCGATCGCGCCCGCGTTGCCGACATAGGTCGCGGCCGATTCATCGAACATCGCATCGCTCGCGAGATAGTAGGTGCGATGGAACAGCTCGTGGATAATCACGCCCGCCAGTTCGACGCGATCGACCTTGAGCATGTTCGACAGCACCGGATCGTCGAAAAATCCCAGACTCGAAAACGCCACCGCCGGCCGCACCATCGTGTCGAGGCCCTGGTCCTCCAGGTAGCGTGCCTCGTCGACCGCGTGCGATTCCTCGAAGTAGCCGCGATAGGGCACGCTGCCGACGATCGGAAACCACCATGTGTAAGGTGCCAGCGAATTGCGCGGCGCTGCCATCACCACGTGGATGATTGCGCTCTCGTGCACCGGCGCGATCGTTTCGTAAGCGCCGCCGACGTTGAGGCCCAGATCGTCGGCTGCGAATTTGCGCACGGCGAGAATGGTTTCGAGCTTGTCGCGCGTTTCCTTGGAGAGGTCGGTACTCGCGAGCTCGGTGCTTATCGGTTTACGATTCCACAGGATCCTGCCGCCTTCGTACGCGGCCCGCATGAGATATCCGGCGTAGCACCCGCTCAGGACCAGGATCGCCGTGGCCGCGAACACGCCGCGAATGAAAACCAACAGCCTAAGCCGCACAGCAGGATGCTTTCGCGCTAGTCAGCCGCCTGGCGAGCGGCGCTTTCGATCGCGGCGGCATATTGGAGTTGGAACAGTCGGAAATAAATACCGCGCTGGCTGAGCAGCTCGGTGTGCGTCCCGCTCTCGCGCAACACGCCACTGCTCAACACGAGGATGCGATCGGCGCGCTCAATTGTGGACAAACGATGCGCGATCACGACCGCGGTGCGATCGGCCAACAGTTCATCGAGCGCGATCTGGATCAGACGCTCGGTTTCGCTGTCAACGCTCGATGTCGCTTCGTCCATCACGAGGATACGAGGATCGTACGCGAGCGCACGCGCGAAGGACAATAACTGACGTTGACCGGCGGAAAGATTGGCGCCGCGTTCGCGAATTATTTCGTGCAGCTTGTCCGGCAACCGCTCGACGAAGCGCATCGCCTGAGCGCGCTGGAGTGCGAGCGTGATTTGATCCTCGGTCAGCTCGGTTCGCGAGAGGCGCACGTTTTCGAGCAGGTCGCCGGCGAAGAGGAACACGTCCTGCTGCACGTAACCGATCGTGCGGCGCAGCGCGGTGAGATCCCACTCGCGCACATCGACCCCATCGACGAGGATGCGGCCCGCGGTCACATCGTATTGGCGATTCAGGAGCTTGATTATCGTCGTCTTGCCCGAGCCGGTCGGTCCGACGATCGCGATCTTCTGTCCCGGCTCGACCGTAAAGCTGAGATCGCGCAGCACCGGCTCGCCCTTGCGATACTCGAATACGACATGATCGAAAACGATCCCGCCGCGCGTCGTCGCGGGCAGCTTCGGCTGGGCGGGAGTCGTGATCGCATCGGGCTCGCGCATCACGGCGTGGATCTTTTCCGCCGACGCGAGCGCCGACTGCAGCGCCGTATATTTGCCCGACATCTCGCGCAGCGGCATGAAGAACATCTGCGCGTACTGGATGAAGGCGACCAGCGTGCCGAACGTGATCGCGTGATGAATCACGCTGCCGCCGCCGGTCCATAGAATCATCGCGACGGTCACCGAGCTTATCGCGTCAACGCACGAGAACTGCGCCGCGTCGTAGATATTCGCCATCATCTGCGCGTCGCGGCTCTTGCGGTTGAGCGCGTCGAACTCGCGGCGCGATTCTTTCTCGCGCGTGAAGAGCTGAATCACGACCATCCCGCTGATCGCCTCGGACAAATACGAGTTCAGCGCCGCGAGGCGATCGCGGATTTCGCCGAACACGATTCGCGATCTCACGCGCACGAAATTGAGCAGCACCGCGAGCGGCGGAATCGCGCAGAACGACCACAAGGCCAGGTGCGGGCTGAGGCTCATCATGATCGCGATGATTCCGGCGAGCGTCAGACAATCGACGAATATCGTCAGCGAGCCCTGCGCGAACATGTCGTTGATGCCGTCGATGTCAGTCGTCATACGGCTCACGAGGCGGCCGACCGGAGTGCGATCGAAGAACGACATCGGCAGCCGCTCGACGTGTCGGAACAGCGCCAGCCGCAGGTCGGAGAGGCTATACTGCGCGACCATCATCGTCAGATACGACTGGCCGTAGTTGCTCGTGAACTCGCCGATAACTAGCGTCAGATACATCAGCCCCATGATGACGAGGCTCGGGCCGCCGGCGATCGCGAACACGTCGGTCAGCCAACGGGGACTGTGCGCGTGATTGTCGGCCAGGAAGATGTCGATCGTGAGCTTGACGATGTACGGCTGAGCCAATCCGAACAGCGAGTTCAGCGGCATCAGCGCAGTCGCGATAAAAAACAGCTTCTGGTACGGACGCACGAACGTCCACACCCACTTGAGCAGGTCGCGATCCAATACGCGCGCGAGCGGTTGTTCTTCGGCGATCTGCATCGCTAGTACTGCTCGAGCTCCTCTTCCATCAACTGGCGGCGGAACAGCTCGGCATAGATGCCGTGCTGCATCATCAGTTCTTCATGTGTCCCGCGCTCGGCGATGGTGCCGTCGTCGAGCACGATAATCTGATCGGCGTCGCGAACGGTCGACGCGCGATGCGCGACGACGATCGTGGTGCGGCCGCGCACGCTTTCCTCGAGGCTGTGCAGCACCGATTTCTCGGTTTCGGTATCGACACTCGAGAGCGCATCGTCGAGCACCACGACGCCGGGATTATAGGTGAGTAGCCGCGCGATCGTGACGCGCTGCTTCTGCCCGCCCGACAGCGCCATCCCGCGCTCGCCGACTATCGTCTCGAAGCCGTTGGCCAGCGCCTCGATATCGGGCTCGAGGCCCGCGATACGCGCGGCGCCTGCCACCTCAGCCATGTCGGCGTTGGTTTTGCCGAACGAGATGTTGCGGGCGAGCGTGTCGGAGAAGAGCGTCGGCTCCTGCGGCACCATCCCAACTGCGTGGCGCAGCGCGGAGAGCGGCACCTGGCGCACATCGGCGCCGTCGAGCAGCACGCGGCCCGCGGTCGGGTCGAGCAGATGCACCAGCAGCTTGACCATCGTCGATTTGCCCGAGCCGGTGCGGCCGACGATCGCGAGCTTTTCGCCGGGCGAGACTTTCACGTTGATATCGCGCAGCGCATATTGCGTCTTGCCGTTGGTCGGCATGCCGTCGCGCGCGAAGTAGCTGAACGACACGTTGTCCCATTCGATCGCGCCGCGCACGCGCAACTCCGTGACGCCGTTGGCGATCGCGGCGTGCGGCTTCACGTCGAAAAGATCGGCGAGCCGCTTCATCGAAGCTTTGCCGCGCTGGTAGAGCGAGATCATCCAGCCGAGCGAGGTCGTGGGCCATGCCAACTGTCCGAGGTAGCTCATGAATGCGACCAGGTCGCCGATCGACATGTGATGCAGCATCACCATGCGACCGCCGTAGATCAGCACGATCATCGTGGCGCTGGCCGACGCCGAGCGGATCATCGGCATCATGCCGCCGCGCACGCGCGCGAGCGCGAGGCCCTGTTCATTATAGTCGTCGTTGATCGCGCGGAATTGCGCGCGCTCATGCTCCTCGAGCGTGTACGCCTTGACGACGTGGATTCCGGCTAGGCTCTCCTGGACCTTGGCGCCGATGGTGCCGAGTCCTTCCTGGACCTTGAGGCTTCTGGCCATGAGGCTGCGCGTCAGCCAGCGGATTCCGATGAGCAGCACGACGTACGGCATCAACGCGAACATCGTGAGATGCGAGTTGAGATGAACCATGAACACGATCGCGTAGCCGTAGTAGAGAGGAGTGTTGGCGAAGGTCAGCACGCCCATCCCGACCAGCATCCGCACCGCGGTGAGGTCGTTGATCATGCGCGACATCAGGTCGCCGGTCTTCATCCGCTCGTAGAAGTCGGTACCGAGCCTGGTCAGATGCTCGAAGAGATCGTTGCGCAGGTCATACTCGATATCGCGGCCGATGTTGAAGATTGTGAAGCGCGAGAACCATCGCACGATGCCGAGGCCGATTGCCGCGAGCATCATCAGCTTGGCGTAGTGCGAGACGATTTCAATATGGCCCGCCTGGGTTGCGTTGATCGCATCGCGGATGAACAGCGGGATGATCATCGCGAGCGTAGCGGTCGCGAAAGTACAGAGAATCCCGAACGAATACCGCAGCCAGTAGCGGCCCATGTATAAGAACAGGCGTTTCATGCCAACCAGCCCAAATTATCAGTTACGCTACGCGATTAAAGAGATCGCGCCTTTTTTCTGGGCAGCCGGCGCCGATCAGAGCGATTTGCGGGCATTCAGCCGCCGCTCGTAAAGCTTGGCGTACTTGAGGAATACATAGAAAGCAGAGGTCGCCGCGCCATATAAGCCGTGTGCGCCGTGCAGAAATCCGCCGCGCACGAAGTAGTAATTGATGAAGCGCCAGGCGGGATTCGCGAACATCCGGAACGTGGTCAGACCGTCGGCATCGAGCTCCTCTGCGGAGGTCGTGCTGAGGCGGTTGATCGTCGCGACGTGGTCGGCGATGTCGCTATAGCTGAAGTGCAGAATCGGATGCTCGAGCTTGCCGAGGCTGCCGTTCACGATCACTTTGTCGTGGGGATCGCGGCCGCCGATTTGCGAGCGCTCACGGCGAAAAAGCCGCACCGGAGTATCTGGCATCGATCCAGGCGGCGAATACTGCCCAAGGTGATAGAGGATGCGCGGGATGCGATAGCCGTCGGCGGCGTCGGGCAACGAAACCGCGCGCAGGATTTCGTTGCCAAGGTCGTGCGTCGCCTGCTCGTCGGCATCGAGGATAAGCACCCAGTCTCCAGTCGCGTGCTCGACGCCGAAGGTTCGCTGCGCCATGAATCCTGGCCATTCGCGCTGATGGACAATCGCGCCGGTTTCACGAGCGATCTCAACCGTGCGATCAGTCGAGAACGAATCGACGATAATCCGTTCGTCGCAGAACCATGCACTCTTGAGGCATTGCTCGATCATGGCCTCTTCGTTGTGGGTCAGCGTGACCAGCGAGATCTTCGGCCGCTCGCTCATCGTCAATTCGTCGAATGCTGAAGCTGTTCGATCACTTTCGATGCGATCGTTTTGAAGGTTCCGCTCACCGGATGCGCCGGATTCGTCGCGACGATCGGGCGCGCCTCGTCGCCGCCTTCGCGCAGCTCGCGCACGATAGGCAATTCGCCGAGGAAGGGCACGCCCAACTCCTCAGCGTATCGAGCGCCGCCGCCATGCGCGAATATCTCGTGGCGATGACTGCACTTGCGGCACACGTAGTAGCTCATGTTCTCGACCACGCCGAGGACGGGGACGCTGACTTCCTGGAACATCGCAACGCCGCGCTTGACGTCGAGCAGCGCGATTTCCTGCGGCGTGGTCACGATCACGCCGCCGTCGAGCGCGACCCGTTGCGTGATCGTAAGCTGCGCATCGCCAGTGCCGGGTGGCAGGTCGAGCACGAGGCAATCGAGCTCGCCCCATTCCACGTTGAACAGGAATTCGGTCTCGAGCTTCGTGACCATTGGGCCGCGCCAGATGACGGGCGTTTCATCGTTGATGAACAGCGCCATCGAGACGTAGCGGATACCGTAGCGTTCGAGCGGGATGATGCGCCGATCGTCGGTGAGCTTCGGCGCCTCGAGCACTCCAACCATCATCGCGACACTGGGGCCGTAAACGTCGGCGTCCATCAGACCGACGCGCCATCCAAGAGCGCTCAATGCGAGCGACAGATTCACCGCGACTGTAGATTTGCCGACGCCACCCTTGCCGCTCGCGACGGCGACGATGTGCTTCACGCCGGGAATCGGCTTGCGCGAGGGCATTGCAGCTGCACGCTGCTGCGGCGCTGGCGCCTGCTCGATCTGAACGTTGACGGCAGGCACGCCCGGCATTGCCCCGACAGTTTGCTTAACCTCGGTAACAATCTGCTCGACGATTTCGGGTTTGGCCGTAGTCGCGGCGAGCGCGACGGTCACGCCGGCAAATGCGACTTCGATATCCTTGATCAGGCCGAACGACACGATGTCGCGGCTGAAGCCGGGGTATTTGATTTTCTTGAGTTCGGTGAGAATTTCCTGCGGACTCGGCATCAGGTTTCCAATCGCGCGCGGTGAGAGGCGCTTTTTCGTCCCATCATGTTATCATCCCCGAAGCGCCGGAAAAATGTGATGCGCCGACGCTTCAGAGAGACTGGTGATGTCGAAATCCGGGAATCTGACAGTTCGATTTGCCGCAGCGGATGGCGAAGGTGCCGCCGGCGCCGCGACCGAACTTCAGTCAGGCCTTCGCGCGATGCTAGGGGTTCGAGTTGATGCCGTGCGCGACTCGTCAATCGTATCGCATTCGATGCGAATCGAGCTGGGCGGTGACTCCTCAAATTCAGCAGCGGCCCAAAAGCTCGATGGCGATAGTTTTGCCGTTTCACGCAATGCTCAAAACGCTATAGCGATCCACGCGGGGAGCGAGCGCGGACTCATTCACGCCGCAGCGAGCGTCCTCGAACATCTCGGCGCGCAATTCCCGGTGGGCGCGCCACCCATCTTTCCGCACATCGAAGCTCGGAGAATAGCTGCGATCGAGAGCTTTGCCGTGACGCCAGCATTCAAACGGCGGGCGTTCGTATCCGACATCATGACGTGGAACTACCTCTTCCCCGAGCGCCTCGCGCTGCATCTCGAGCACGATCGCGAGTTCATTCCGTGGATGGCGCGGCGCGGCATCAATGCGTTCTCCTACATCCGGCACGCGCACGACACGCGGCTTAAAATCGATGAGCTGTCGCCGCTGCTTGCCTCGCGTGGAATCGATGCCGAGTACGGCGGTCATGTCCTCCAAACCCTGCTGCCGCGCGAGCAGTTCGGCTCGCACCCCGAATACTTTCCCGCTACCGACGACGGCGAGCGGATGGCGGCCGGCAACCTTTGCGTGTCGAATCCCGCGGCGATGAAGCTCGTGCGCGAGGGCGCGCTCAAGTACGTGCGCGATTGTCCGGAAAACACTCTCCTGCATATTTGGGGCGCCGATGTGAAACGGGGCGCGTGGTGCCGATGCGGCGCGTGCCGTGAGCTTTCGCCGCAGCTTCAGTATATGGCGGTCGTGAACGCAATTGCTGAGGCGCTCAGCGCAGACGCGTCCGCGCCGCCGGTTGCGTATCTCGCTTATCACGACACAATCGAGCCGCATCCGGCGCTCAAGCCGCGTGACAATGTGTGGTTCGAATGGGCGCCGCGCGAGCGATGCTACGTGCACGCGATCGACGACGCATCGTGCGAGATCAATCCGCGCTATCTCGATACTCTGAAACGTTATATCGATCTGTTCGACGGCCGCGGCCACGTGTTCGAGTACTACGCCGACTCGATCCTGTTCAGCGGGCTCGGTTTCGCGATGCCGCAGGTGATCGCCGCCGATCTGAGGTGTTATCGCGCGCTCGGGATCGAGAGCATTTCGTGTCTGACCTTCGGCGCCTACAGCGCGCTCGCTTATCCCGTCAATCTCGAAGCATTCGTGCGCGGCTCGCGGGATGTTGATTTCGATCCCGAGACGGTCGTGAAGGATACTGCGAACGGCCGCCACCCGCTATGCGGTGCTGCGATGACCGGGGCGTATCGAACAGTCGCGGCTGCTTCGAAGCTGGTTCTCGATTACGGCGACGTTGTGCCGGTGATGAAGATCGAGCCCGCGCGCCGCGATCGGAAGCGCACCGATTTGGCGCAGGCTTCTTCGATCTTCGTACGCGCGGTCGCTGCGGCCGAATCGATCACGAACGCGGTGCGCAGCCCGCTAACCAACAGTGAGCGCGAGCTGTGGCGCTTCAGCTCCGCGATCCTTGGCGGACTCTCCGACTATCTCGATGCGTTGCAATCGCGCGACGTGCCGCGCGGCGAAGACGCGATCAAAAAGCTCGACGGCGCGATCGAGCATATCCGGCGCATCGATCCGCCGATCAAAGGAACCTGGGGCCCGTATGACCTTGAATGGATGCGCGAGCTTTGGTTAGGAGGTTTGCGCAGAGCGCTCGGAGCGGGGCAGCAGCCCGCGGAGGACATATTCTGATGGACAACGATACCGGCTACGCAATCGCGCCGGAGCTCGATGCGGCGCGCCAGCAGGTCCGCCGCATCATCCGCGACGAGATCATTCCGATCGAAGCCAAGGTCGATCCCGATGCGGCCGAGATTCCCGAGGACGATTACTGGCGCCTGGCGAAGAAAACCCAGGTCGCCGGCATGTGGTGCATGGGCGCGCCGCGCGAAGTCGGTGGCCAGGTGCTCGGCACCTTCGACATGTGCGTGCTGACCGAGGAAATGGCGCAGCATCGCATGGGCCTCTACAACCCGGGGTGCGGCGTGTTCGGGCGCACTCCACCGCCCGTCATCTACGCCGGCACGCCCGAGCAGATTCAGCATTACGCGGCCGGCACGATCAAGAACGCGTGGTTCACCTTTTTTGCGATCACCGAGCCGAGCGGCGGCTCCGATCCTGCCAACGCCATCCAGTGCCGCGCCGTGCGCCAGGGCGACAGCTACGTTCTCAACGGGACGAAGATTTTCATCTCGCACGCGCATGAGGCGGAGTGGGGCGTGGTATTCGCGCGCACCGATCCCAAGGCGGGCCGCAAAGGTGTGACCTGCTTCATCATCAAGAAGGGGCAGAAGGGATTCAGGGCGCGGCCGATTCGCACGCTGCGCACCTCGGCATTGCCCAACGAGGTTCAGCTCGAAGATTGCGTGGTGCCGGTTGAGCAGCGCCTCGGACCGGAGAATGGGGGCCTCGACCTGTGCCTCGATCTGCTGACACGCCTGCGCTTTCCATACTCGGCGTGCAATATCGGTGTCGGCGTTGCCGCGCTCAAGATGGCGATCGACTACTCGAAGCAGCGCCGCACGTTCGGCGAGCTGCTCTCGAAACGGCAGGCGATCCAGTGGATGCTCGCGGACTCGGAAGTCGAACTGCGCGCCGCGCGGTGGCTGACTTGGGAGGGCGCATGGAAGGCCGATCGCAAGGAAGACTTTCGCACTGAGGCGTCGATCGCAAAGCTCTATTCGAGCGAGGTGCTCGGCCGCGTCATCGATCGCGCCGTGCAGATCCACGGCGGCTACGGTGTGAGCAAAGAGTTTCCGCTCGAGCGATGGTACCGCGAGGCGCGCATCCGCCGGATCGGCGAAGGCCCAAGCGAAGTGCATCGCATGGTGATCGCCCGATCGCTCTTGAGATAAGCTGGCGCGGTTCTTAGAAGGAAGGAGTCATTTGCGATGTCGTTGCCGCTTGAGGGAATCCGCGTGATCGATTTCGGGCAGGTGTATGCCGCGCCCTACTGCACGCTGCAGCTTGCCTACATGGGCGCCGAGATCATCAAGATCGAGCCGCCCGTTATCGGTGATGTGCTGCGGCGGCCCGACCTGCCCGGCGGCGCGAACTACTCCTTCCTGATGCTCAATGCTAACAAGAAGTCAGTCACGCTTAACTTAAAGCACGAGCGGGCGCGAGAGATCGTTTTCAAGCTGCTCGAAGATGCCGACGTGCTGATCGAGAACTATCTCGAGGGCGTGATGGAATCGTTCGGGCTCTCGTACGAGCAGCTCGAGCCGCGTTTTCCACGCCTCATCTATGCCTCCGGCAAGGGCTACGGTTCCACCAGCAGGTGGGCAAAGCTGGGCTCGATGGACAATACGATCCAGGCCTCGTCGGGATTCATCAGTATCACGGGATTTCCCGATCGCGGGGTTAAGACCTCCGCGACATTTATCGACATGGGCACCGGCAGCCACCTGACGAGCGGCATCCTCGCTGCGCTGATTCATCGCGGCAAAACGGGACGCGGCCAGAAGGTCGAAGTGGCGATGCTGGAAGTGGCGGTGCCCGCGCTCACGAGCGCGCTCGCGCCGGCGCTGCAGGGGATGAAGTTCAAGCGGCTCGGCAATCGGCATTGGGGCGCGTGTCCGACCAACATCTATCCCGCACAGGACGGCGAGATCCTCATCTTCTGCCTGACCGAAGCGCACTGGCGAACCATCGCGAAGATGATTGGGCGCGAGGATTTCATCGCCGATCCGCGATGCGCCAACCACGGCACGCGGCTCAGGATCGCCGACGAGCTCGACGAGGCGGTATCGATCTGGACGAGTCAGCATCGCCGCGACGACATGATCGCGATGCTGATCGAGGCGGGCGTGCCCTGCGCTCCCGTGCGCCAGTTGGAGGAAGTGGCGGCCGATCCGGAATTGCTCGAGCGCCGCACGCTGGTCGAGTCGGAGTATCCAACGCGCGGCGCGATCAAGGTGGCAGGCACGCCGATCAAGCTCTCGGAAGCATCGGATGAGAGCAAGCCCGCGCTGAGACCGCCGGTCCTCGGCGAGCATACCGCGGAGGTGCTGGCGTCGATCGGAATCGACGCCGCCGAGCTGGAACACCTCCGCGATGACGGCGTGATTTGAGGATGACTTTCTGTCATACGATCGACAGTTCTTTGTCCCCTTTTGGCCAATGGCTGCCGTCGACTCTGTCATCCTGAACGAAGTGAAGGATCTCGGAGGTCCCGCGGAGTCGGGACCGGTTCCGGAAAGCGGGCGCGTGAGCGCCCTTGATCAGGAAATAAGGAAAGCGCTACGCGCGCTTGCCGGTACCGGCCCCTTCGGAGGCCTGCGAGATCCTTCGATTCCGGCAGCCGCTCAAGCGAAATCTCCTTGCGTCATGGTGAGCGGTGTGGGCGAAGCGAACGCAGTCGAATCCATCGCG
This genomic stretch from Candidatus Binataceae bacterium harbors:
- a CDS encoding ABC transporter ATP-binding protein, with protein sequence MKRLFLYMGRYWLRYSFGILCTFATATLAMIIPLFIRDAINATQAGHIEIVSHYAKLMMLAAIGLGIVRWFSRFTIFNIGRDIEYDLRNDLFEHLTRLGTDFYERMKTGDLMSRMINDLTAVRMLVGMGVLTFANTPLYYGYAIVFMVHLNSHLTMFALMPYVVLLIGIRWLTRSLMARSLKVQEGLGTIGAKVQESLAGIHVVKAYTLEEHERAQFRAINDDYNEQGLALARVRGGMMPMIRSASASATMIVLIYGGRMVMLHHMSIGDLVAFMSYLGQLAWPTTSLGWMISLYQRGKASMKRLADLFDVKPHAAIANGVTELRVRGAIEWDNVSFSYFARDGMPTNGKTQYALRDINVKVSPGEKLAIVGRTGSGKSTMVKLLVHLLDPTAGRVLLDGADVRQVPLSALRHAVGMVPQEPTLFSDTLARNISFGKTNADMAEVAGAARIAGLEPDIEALANGFETIVGERGMALSGGQKQRVTIARLLTYNPGVVVLDDALSSVDTETEKSVLHSLEESVRGRTTIVVAHRASTVRDADQIIVLDDGTIAERGTHEELMMQHGIYAELFRRQLMEEELEQY
- a CDS encoding glycosyltransferase family 2 protein, which produces MSERPKISLVTLTHNEEAMIEQCLKSAWFCDERIIVDSFSTDRTVEIARETGAIVHQREWPGFMAQRTFGVEHATGDWVLILDADEQATHDLGNEILRAVSLPDAADGYRIPRILYHLGQYSPPGSMPDTPVRLFRRERSQIGGRDPHDKVIVNGSLGKLEHPILHFSYSDIADHVATINRLSTTSAEELDADGLTTFRMFANPAWRFINYYFVRGGFLHGAHGLYGAATSAFYVFLKYAKLYERRLNARKSL
- a CDS encoding Mrp/NBP35 family ATP-binding protein; amino-acid sequence: MPSPQEILTELKKIKYPGFSRDIVSFGLIKDIEVAFAGVTVALAATTAKPEIVEQIVTEVKQTVGAMPGVPAVNVQIEQAPAPQQRAAAMPSRKPIPGVKHIVAVASGKGGVGKSTVAVNLSLALSALGWRVGLMDADVYGPSVAMMVGVLEAPKLTDDRRIIPLERYGIRYVSMALFINDETPVIWRGPMVTKLETEFLFNVEWGELDCLVLDLPPGTGDAQLTITQRVALDGGVIVTTPQEIALLDVKRGVAMFQEVSVPVLGVVENMSYYVCRKCSHRHEIFAHGGGARYAEELGVPFLGELPIVRELREGGDEARPIVATNPAHPVSGTFKTIASKVIEQLQHSTN
- a CDS encoding DUF4838 domain-containing protein produces the protein MRDSSIVSHSMRIELGGDSSNSAAAQKLDGDSFAVSRNAQNAIAIHAGSERGLIHAAASVLEHLGAQFPVGAPPIFPHIEARRIAAIESFAVTPAFKRRAFVSDIMTWNYLFPERLALHLEHDREFIPWMARRGINAFSYIRHAHDTRLKIDELSPLLASRGIDAEYGGHVLQTLLPREQFGSHPEYFPATDDGERMAAGNLCVSNPAAMKLVREGALKYVRDCPENTLLHIWGADVKRGAWCRCGACRELSPQLQYMAVVNAIAEALSADASAPPVAYLAYHDTIEPHPALKPRDNVWFEWAPRERCYVHAIDDASCEINPRYLDTLKRYIDLFDGRGHVFEYYADSILFSGLGFAMPQVIAADLRCYRALGIESISCLTFGAYSALAYPVNLEAFVRGSRDVDFDPETVVKDTANGRHPLCGAAMTGAYRTVAAASKLVLDYGDVVPVMKIEPARRDRKRTDLAQASSIFVRAVAAAESITNAVRSPLTNSERELWRFSSAILGGLSDYLDALQSRDVPRGEDAIKKLDGAIEHIRRIDPPIKGTWGPYDLEWMRELWLGGLRRALGAGQQPAEDIF